The Papaver somniferum cultivar HN1 chromosome 3, ASM357369v1, whole genome shotgun sequence genome includes a region encoding these proteins:
- the LOC113359356 gene encoding uncharacterized protein LOC113359356 → MSLKDYFNNNPSPLPHHHSRFKPMDDLGNRETVMEITEQQPKRVATTTMLSCNYCHRKYHSVHALGGHQNAHRRERAATLAALTAFNYYKASYGKNLQRRHGFSSSSTSSLSFSSSTYTRINFIKKSSLGIQVRSMVQKPVPYLSLRDSRCYSCFYANDKHNHSHNYTSDSSLEVGRPSDVSKCSVVSSSLVPPDEGVLKLDSFLKL, encoded by the coding sequence ATGTCTCTCAAAGATTACTTCAACAATAACCCAAgtcctcttcctcatcatcatagtcGATTCAAACCCATGGACGATTTAGGCAATCGAGAAACAGTAATGGAGATTACTGAGCAGCAGCCAAAAAGAGTAGCGACGACGACTATGTTATCTTGCAACTATTGTCACCGGAAATATCATAGCGTACATGCATTAGGAGGACATCAAAATGCTCATAGACGAGAACGTGCAGCTACACTAGCTGCACTCACAGCTTTTAATTATTATAAAGCAAGTTACGGCAAGAACCTACAGCGCCGCCATGGATTCTCATCATCAAGTACGAGTTCATTATCATTTTCGTCATCAACTTATACTCGTATCAACTTTATCAAGAAATCATCATTAGGTATCCAAGTTCGATCCATGGTACAAAAACCAGTACCTTATTTATCATTACGGGATTCTCGATGCTATTCTTGTTTCTATGCGAATGATAAACACAACCACTCACACAACTATACATCTGATTCTAGCCTGGAAGTTGGTCGGCCATCAGACGTTAGCAAGTGCTCGGTCGTAAGTTCATCTTTGGTGCCGCCCGATGAGGGAGTATTAAAGCTTGATTCATTTCTTAAGCTTTGA